In Nonomuraea sp. NBC_00507, the following are encoded in one genomic region:
- a CDS encoding helix-turn-helix transcriptional regulator translates to MGDAADRRSSWTFLTNHARVLLLIAADPQVRVRDIAKGIGITERAAQSIVTDLVGAGYVEREGRRNRYAILPGRHLRHPSQSTIPVQAVIDLFACFGLPAGGPGPR, encoded by the coding sequence GTGGGCGACGCTGCTGATCGACGCTCCAGTTGGACATTTCTGACCAACCACGCCCGCGTGCTGCTGCTCATTGCGGCTGATCCGCAAGTGCGGGTCCGCGACATCGCCAAAGGCATCGGCATCACCGAACGAGCTGCCCAGAGCATCGTGACCGACCTGGTGGGGGCTGGCTATGTGGAGCGGGAGGGCCGCCGTAACCGCTATGCCATCCTTCCGGGTCGGCACCTGCGTCACCCCAGCCAAAGCACCATACCTGTTCAAGCGGTCATCGACCTGTTCGCCTGCTTCGGTTTGCCCGCCGGTGGCCCCGGTCCTCGCTGA